The following proteins come from a genomic window of Helicobacter canadensis MIT 98-5491:
- a CDS encoding HyaD/HybD family hydrogenase maturation endopeptidase, with product MKILILGIGNILFGDEGIGVHLSNFLKVNYTFSGEHSLDIVDGGTMAQHLIPIITQYDRVLILDCIDADDAKIGDVYFFDFSAIPNNITWAGSAHEVEMLQTLKMIEMLGDLPPTKILGVKPVIIGSDPTFELSPEILKAAKIMEAQAIKYLQELGIKADKKDQKDLQKIANLSYKGF from the coding sequence ATGAAGATTCTTATCTTAGGCATTGGAAATATTCTTTTTGGCGATGAGGGGATTGGAGTGCATCTCTCCAATTTTCTCAAAGTCAATTACACTTTTAGCGGCGAACATTCGCTTGATATTGTTGATGGTGGGACAATGGCACAACACCTAATCCCTATTATCACCCAATATGATCGCGTTTTGATTCTTGATTGCATTGATGCAGATGATGCCAAAATCGGAGATGTGTATTTTTTTGACTTCAGTGCTATTCCAAATAATATTACTTGGGCAGGTAGTGCGCACGAAGTAGAAATGCTACAAACCCTAAAGATGATTGAAATGTTAGGCGACTTGCCACCCACCAAAATCTTAGGTGTGAAGCCTGTCATTATCGGAAGCGATCCAACATTTGAATTATCTCCTGAGATCTTAAAAGCTGCAAAAATTATGGAAGCACAAGCCATTAAATACCTCCAAGAACTAGGGATTAAAGCAGACAAAAAAGATCAAAAAGATTTACAAAAAATCGCCAATCTCTCTTACAAAGGTTTTTAA
- the cybH gene encoding Ni/Fe-hydrogenase, b-type cytochrome subunit, whose protein sequence is METKYKPVFEFSKLTRIFHWIRAITIFALIATGFYLAYPFLSANPNYNVYSLSRIWHVSIGFLLIAVSIFRIYLFICTKECQVERRSFLDFINPIVWFQILRTYLLLGGHPHNKGAYNPLQLVTYIGVMLLIVLISLTGLILYTHVYHEGLGGFLMPIMKPLEVLCGGIANVRLFHHILTWAFIIFIPIHIYMASWNAIKFPGSGIDTIVSGLKFEKDEQS, encoded by the coding sequence ATGGAAACAAAATACAAACCCGTCTTTGAGTTTTCAAAATTAACAAGGATATTCCATTGGATTAGAGCCATTACGATTTTTGCACTGATTGCAACTGGATTCTACCTTGCCTACCCTTTTTTGAGTGCTAATCCAAATTACAATGTTTATTCTCTATCAAGAATTTGGCATGTATCCATTGGATTTTTGCTCATCGCAGTTTCAATTTTTAGAATCTACCTTTTTATTTGCACGAAAGAATGCCAAGTAGAACGCCGATCATTCTTAGATTTTATTAATCCTATTGTATGGTTTCAGATTCTAAGAACTTACCTTTTGCTTGGAGGACATCCACACAATAAAGGCGCTTACAATCCCTTACAGCTTGTAACTTATATTGGTGTAATGCTTCTTATTGTTCTTATCTCGCTTACAGGGCTTATTCTCTATACACATGTTTATCACGAAGGACTTGGGGGATTCCTTATGCCAATTATGAAACCCCTAGAAGTGCTTTGTGGTGGGATTGCAAATGTTCGCTTATTTCACCATATCTTGACTTGGGCATTTATCATCTTTATCCCTATTCATATTTATATGGCTAGTTGGAATGCTATAAAATTCCCTGGATCTGGAATCGACACAATCGTAAGCGGATTAAAATTTGAAAAAGATGAACAATCTTAA